In one Mesorhizobium australicum genomic region, the following are encoded:
- a CDS encoding SDR family oxidoreductase, with protein MSSSDYWSSRRAIVTAGASGIGLAIATALRDAGTNVWVCDIAEEQLARPEITDRGIKARLCDVSDAASVNAFVAEAAADMGGIDIVINNAGIAGPAAPLHELDFEAWKKTFDVNVHGQFHVAHATIPHLKATGRGGSMVCMASVAGKYAFPLRSPYASSKAAVISMARCLSVELGPDQIRVNSIAPGVVAGDRIRRVFTDRAATKGITYEEMEALALRAVSMKTMVEPDEIAALVLYLCGPTGRPITGQCMSICGGLEYTE; from the coding sequence ATGAGCTCATCTGACTATTGGAGTTCGCGGCGCGCCATCGTCACGGCAGGCGCCTCGGGCATCGGACTGGCGATCGCGACGGCGCTGCGCGATGCGGGAACCAATGTCTGGGTCTGCGACATCGCCGAGGAGCAGCTCGCGCGGCCCGAGATCACCGACCGGGGAATCAAGGCGCGTCTCTGCGATGTGTCCGACGCGGCGTCGGTCAACGCCTTTGTCGCTGAGGCGGCTGCCGACATGGGCGGCATCGACATCGTCATCAACAATGCCGGGATCGCCGGCCCTGCCGCACCGTTGCACGAACTCGACTTCGAAGCGTGGAAGAAGACGTTCGACGTCAACGTGCACGGCCAGTTCCATGTCGCGCACGCGACGATTCCGCATCTCAAGGCGACCGGGCGGGGCGGCAGCATGGTCTGCATGGCCTCCGTCGCCGGCAAATACGCCTTTCCGCTGCGTTCGCCCTATGCAAGCTCGAAGGCCGCGGTGATCTCGATGGCCCGCTGCCTTTCGGTCGAGCTCGGCCCCGACCAGATCAGGGTCAATTCGATCGCGCCCGGCGTCGTCGCCGGCGACCGAATCCGCCGCGTCTTCACCGATCGCGCGGCCACCAAGGGCATCACGTACGAGGAAATGGAAGCACTGGCGCTCAGGGCCGTGTCGATGAAGACGATGGTCGAGCCGGACGAAATCGCCGCGCTGGTTCTTTATCTCTGCGGGCCGACGGGACGGCCGATCACCGGACAGTGCATGAGCATCTGCGGCGGACTGGAATATACGGAGTAA